In the genome of Ptychodera flava strain L36383 chromosome 13, AS_Pfla_20210202, whole genome shotgun sequence, one region contains:
- the LOC139147743 gene encoding sal-like protein 3 isoform X2 — translation MTLLSAVDSTGAMSRRKQAKPQHLGSDQDTSTLLENEVETPKEAETSNMEDVTMETTGDGDGSRNDEHNDNLQSEEESDEETGGDVHVCGRCRREFIVISDFLQHKKTCSKKRIVLIFDEDEHVSENDDGPNKLNGHIKRIKTDNDVKTNQDDGRINSSEISKSDKNEDVQESTNKDEAMDCTSPESMRDNHENTNDSTTSLPLTSSCVSLENLENTHVAVAQFPTMLPLPLPASSAQHSQNVASLQEQLYALQQQQYQQLHLIQHMQHQLLSLTTVAPMAHPPSVMTTTTAPPPPPPPSLPPTPHSALSPPTSVSTPSTPHSSENNPPTFSSLPAPPAPPPPPPPPPPLTHQQVPLPAVTSTHSTMQQPNQPKQQPQPQPHQQQPPQPQPVKTSQHQVLQGPPQLPPSCLSHTAPSSTILPPTSAFPFNQHPTPFEILQQTAMSSPNPLLPPTIQQMNVNMVPMHRKGKPPNVAVYDPKIRDDDPFFKHKCRFCHKVFGSDSALQIHVRSHTGERPFKCNICGNRFSTKGNLKVHFQRHQTKYPHIQMDGRPHPQTPPDMSSRKAFTFPGYHLPIPTIPSDIAKLPVSLPEHGTSPSLPVTSPSLPSNATNPSMPSPSTGESASLSNNTAENKESIPGEEDDYSENTETGNGETMKTEMTSSEDEFSVGDKGETEMNDTNQMTTSAEAPKSPADETTKPFWTSSPSRPLSDAGSVTTVVSAMSIPQMSVPNIPKSDPAITSQSLLPKTTITSPFSSILDNNVKTSETSKLQQLVENIEQKLTDPNQCVICHRILSCKSALQMHYRTHTGERPYKCKLCTRAFTTKGNLKTHYGVHRAKPPMRVFHKCPVCHKQFTNALVLQQHIRMHTGDMPHHIPPEVYTTPEMHQMHDFDQMMEESMEAAESEEHARAGIEERVERAMSADGLAEESESINNEMASKGSPISLRDEGAQAEESTSVASPTAASTASLSTHHNSVASPVATGAASLNALENQVRSIASVITRPPVGGVKSVDSIANALHHNATSVVSSNKSRSMASPHTSYSVDSPTTTNSPTSSFNMEPATSESGSLSPGLKNDELSDTPLQIDESYANENGALDLSSKPTESSNPSPMSSSSHPLNTSAPASPHGIPLSPSDGMVRLPTYTRRGASNTTCNVCGKVFACASALEIHYRSHTKERPFLCDICDKGFSTRGNLKQHMLTHKIRDLPSQIFDTNIAASAIYNISNGNGRVPMPPQNNRAIENIQPKPRHQCASCGKQFQSDSALQIHTRTHTGEKPYQCNVCSRSFTTKGNLKVHMGTHMWNGGATRRGRRMTIEPPMILSPKEGEIFRSDFLGRRPMDGTFFQYPTLTNGIPMKPNEISVIQNHSPMLAHAHIPETSMAEFIKKENLMYEMKNEGAAIKVSENARQ, via the exons aagtaGAGACTCCCAAAGAAG CTGAAACATCAAATATGGAAG atgttaccatggaaacaacaGGAGATGGAGATG GTTCTAGAAACGACGAACACAATGATAACCTACAGAGTGAAGAAGAAAGTGACGAAGAGACCGGCGGTGATGTCCATGTATGCGGCAGATGTCGCAGGGAGTTCATCGTCATCTCTGATTTCCTCCAACACAAAAAGACATGCTCCAAGAAGCGTATTGTACTGATCTTCGATGAAGACGAACACGTCAGCGAAAACGATGACGGCCCAAATAAACTTAACGGTCATATCAAACGGATCAAGACTGACAACGATGTAAAAACTAATCAAGACGACGGAAGGATCAATTCTTCTGAAATTAGCAAATCTGATAAGAATGAAGATGTTCAAGAATCGACCAATAAGGATGAAGCTATGGACTGTACAAGCCCAGAATCCATGAGAGATAATCACGAAAATACAAATGATAGCACAACAAGTCTACCTCTTACTAGTAGCTGCGTCTCATTGGAGAATCTTGAGAACACGCATGTTGCAGTGGCCCAGTTTCCAACGATGCTACCACTGCCATTGCCAGCATCAAGTGCACAGCATTCCCAGAATGTTGCCTCCCTCCAAGAGCAGTTGTATGCCTTGCAGCAGCAGCAGTACCAGCAGCTCCACCTTATCCAACATATGCAGCACCAGTTGCTGAGCCTCACGACGGTGGCACCGATGGCGCATCCACCCTCAGttatgacaacaacaacagcaccgccgccaccaccaccaccatcattaCCTCCAACACCTCATTCAGCTCTGTCGCCCCCTACCAGCGTTAGTACTCCATCTACTCCACACAGCTCCGAAAATAATCCTCCGACATTTTCCTCGCTTCCGGCTCCACCTGCTCCGCCACCTCCTCCTCCTCCGCCACCACCATTGACTCATCAGCAGGTGCCATTACCAGCTGTTACTTCCACTCACAGCACCATGCAGCAGCCGAACCAACCGAAGCAGCAGCCGCAGCCGCAGCCACATCAGCAGCAGCCACCACAACCACAGCCTGTCAAGACCAGCCAACATCAGGTATTACAAGGTCCACCACAGCTACCACCATCCTGTCTGAGCCACACGGCGCCAAGTTCAACCATCCTACCGCCCACCAGTGCATTCCCATTCAATCAGCATCCTACACCATTTGAAATCCTGCAGCAGACAGCGATGTCGTCGCCCAATCCACTGCTACCACCAACCATCCAGCAGATGAACGTCAACATGGTACCAATGCACCGTAAGGGCAAGCCACCAAACGTTGCTGTGTATGACCCTAAAATCCGTGATGATGATCCATTCTTCAAGCACAAGTGTCGGTTCTGCCACAAGGTGTTCGGAAGCGACAGCGCTCTCCAGATCCACGTCAGATCCCATACAGGGGAACGGCCGTTTAAATGCAACATCTGTGGCAACCGCTTCTCCACCAAGGGCAACTTGAAGGTTCACTTCCAGCGCCATCAGACAAAGTACCCTCACATACAGATGGATGGCCGACCACATCCTCAGACACCACCAGACATGAGCAGCAGGAAGGCTTTCACCTTCCCAGGGTATCACCTACCAATCCCTACCATACCGAGCGATATTGCTAAACTGCCCGTGTCTCTACCAGAGCATGGTACCTCACCAAGTCTGCCGGTGACCTCTCCATCCTTGCCCAGCAACGCTACCAATCCATCGATGCCATCGCCATCCACTGGAGAGTCAGCCTCACTCTCGAACAACACCGCTGAGAACAAAGAATCCATCCCCGGCGAGGAAGATGACTACTCTGAAAACACAGAGACAGGCAATGGCGAGACAATGAAGACAGAGATGACCTCCAGTGAAGATGAGTTCAGCGTCGGAGATAAAGGAGAGACCGAGATGAACGACACAAATCAAATGACTACCTCAGCTGAAGCACCCAAAAGTCCAGCAGATGAAACCACCAAGCCTTTCTGGACAAGTTCACCTTCACGGCCCCTAAGTGATGCAGGATCGGTTACAACCGTAGTGTCAGCGATGTCCATCCCTCAAATGTCTGTACCaaacattccaaaatcagatccAGCCATAACTAGTCAATCTTTACTTCCGAAGACAACCATTACCTCACCATTCTCGTCCATCTTGGATAATAACGTCAAGACTTCGGAGACTTCCAAACTGCAGCAGCTAGTGGAGAATATAGAGCAGAAGTTGACAGACCCGAACCAGTGTGTTATATGCCACCGCATCCTCAGCTGTAAGAGCGCCCTCCAGATGCACTATCGCACACACACAGGCGAGCGTCCCTACAAGTGCAAACTGTGCACCCGCGCTTTCACCACTAAGGGAAACTTGAAGACCCACTATGGAGTGCACCGAGCCAAGCCACCAATGAGAGTCTTCCACAAATGCCCGGTCTGCCACAAGCAGTTCACCAACGCCCTGGTCTTGCAGCAGCACATCCGGATGCACACTGGGGACATGCCGCACCACATTCCCCCTGAAGTTTACACGACTCCCGAGATGCACCAGATGCACGATTTCGACCAGATGATGGAAGAGAGTATGGAAGCTGCTGAGAGTGAAGAGCACGCCAGAGCAGGCATTGAGGAGAGAGTCGAGAGAGCCATGAGCGCTGATGGCTTGGCTGAAGAATCTGAATCCATCAACAATGAAATGGCCAGCAAAGGAAGCCCAATATCATTGAGAGATGAAGGTGCGCAAGCTGAAGAGTCCACTTCAGTTGCCTCTCCCACTGCTGCCAGCACTGCTTCCCTGAGTACTCATCACAATTCCGTCGCATCCCCTGTCGCGACCGGTGCAGCATCACTGAATGCGCTTGAAAACCAGGTACGCAGCATTGCCAGTGTGATTACCCGACCACCAGTAGGCGGCGTAAAGAGCGTCGACTCCATAGCCAATGCATTGCATCACAATGCCACATCAGTGGTTTCCAGTAACAAGTCGAGAAGCATGGCAAGTCCACACACCAGTTACAGCGTAGACTCCCCAACCACCACAAACTCTCCAACCAGCAGTTTCAACATGGAGCCAGCTACCTCAGAGTCGGGTTCTCTCAGCCCAGGATTGAAGAATGATGAGCTAAGTGATACACCACTGCAGATTGACGAGTCTTATGCTAACGAAAATGGTGCCCTTGATCTGAGTTCCAAACCAACCGAGAGTAGTAATCCAAGTCCCATGTCATCGTCTTCACACCCTCTCAATACTTCTGCACCAGCCTCACCCCATGGTATCCCACTGTCTCCATCGGATGGAATGGTTAGACTGCCAACCTACACTAGGCGTGGTGCATCCAACACAACGTGCAACGTATGTGGCAAAGTCTTTGCCTGTGCGAGTGCCCTTGAGATCCACTACAGAAGCCATACCAAGGAAAGGCCTTTCTTGTGCGACATCTGTGACAAGGGCTTCTCAACCAGGGGCAACCTGAAGCAGCACATGCTCACCCACAAAATCCGTGACTTGCCGTCACAGATATTCGACACCAATATTGCGGCTAGTGCGATCTACAATATCAGCAATGGAAATGGGAGGGTACCAATGCCTCCACAAAACAACCGGGCCATTGAGAATATCCAACCAAAACCAAGGCACCAGTGCGCCTCTTGTGGTAAGCAGTTCCAGTCTGACAGCGCCCTACAGATCCACACCCGCACCCATACTGGTGAGAAGCCCTACCAGTGCAACGTGTGCAGCCGTTCATTCACCACCAAGGGTAACCTCAAGGTGCACATGGGCACCCACATGTGGAACGGAGGGGCCACACGCCGTGGTCGCCGAATGACCATCGAGCCACCTATGATTCTGAGTCCGAAGGAAGGAGAAATCTTCAGGAGCGACTTCCTCGGCCGTCGACCCATGGATGGCACTTTCTTCCAGTATCCCACCCTGACCAATGGCATTCCGATGAAACCCAACGAGATCTCGGTGATACAGAATCACAGTCCGATGCTGGCCCATGCACACATTCCAGAAACCAGTATGGCAGAGTTCATCAAGAAAGAAAATCTGATGTACGAGATGAAGAACGAGGGCGCCGCAATCAAAGTCTCCGAAAATGCTCGTCAGTAG
- the LOC139147743 gene encoding sal-like protein 3 isoform X3, with protein sequence MDGNSLGRQDQPLSRAIFELDSRRKSTYSGVDHPGEVETPKEAETSNMEDVTMETTGDGDGSRNDEHNDNLQSEEESDEETGGDVHVCGRCRREFIVISDFLQHKKTCSKKRIVLIFDEDEHVSENDDGPNKLNGHIKRIKTDNDVKTNQDDGRINSSEISKSDKNEDVQESTNKDEAMDCTSPESMRDNHENTNDSTTSLPLTSSCVSLENLENTHVAVAQFPTMLPLPLPASSAQHSQNVASLQEQLYALQQQQYQQLHLIQHMQHQLLSLTTVAPMAHPPSVMTTTTAPPPPPPPSLPPTPHSALSPPTSVSTPSTPHSSENNPPTFSSLPAPPAPPPPPPPPPPLTHQQVPLPAVTSTHSTMQQPNQPKQQPQPQPHQQQPPQPQPVKTSQHQVLQGPPQLPPSCLSHTAPSSTILPPTSAFPFNQHPTPFEILQQTAMSSPNPLLPPTIQQMNVNMVPMHRKGKPPNVAVYDPKIRDDDPFFKHKCRFCHKVFGSDSALQIHVRSHTGERPFKCNICGNRFSTKGNLKVHFQRHQTKYPHIQMDGRPHPQTPPDMSSRKAFTFPGYHLPIPTIPSDIAKLPVSLPEHGTSPSLPVTSPSLPSNATNPSMPSPSTGESASLSNNTAENKESIPGEEDDYSENTETGNGETMKTEMTSSEDEFSVGDKGETEMNDTNQMTTSAEAPKSPADETTKPFWTSSPSRPLSDAGSVTTVVSAMSIPQMSVPNIPKSDPAITSQSLLPKTTITSPFSSILDNNVKTSETSKLQQLVENIEQKLTDPNQCVICHRILSCKSALQMHYRTHTGERPYKCKLCTRAFTTKGNLKTHYGVHRAKPPMRVFHKCPVCHKQFTNALVLQQHIRMHTGDMPHHIPPEVYTTPEMHQMHDFDQMMEESMEAAESEEHARAGIEERVERAMSADGLAEESESINNEMASKGSPISLRDEGAQAEESTSVASPTAASTASLSTHHNSVASPVATGAASLNALENQVRSIASVITRPPVGGVKSVDSIANALHHNATSVVSSNKSRSMASPHTSYSVDSPTTTNSPTSSFNMEPATSESGSLSPGLKNDELSDTPLQIDESYANENGALDLSSKPTESSNPSPMSSSSHPLNTSAPASPHGIPLSPSDGMVRLPTYTRRGASNTTCNVCGKVFACASALEIHYRSHTKERPFLCDICDKGFSTRGNLKQHMLTHKIRDLPSQIFDTNIAASAIYNISNGNGRVPMPPQNNRAIENIQPKPRHQCASCGKQFQSDSALQIHTRTHTGEKPYQCNVCSRSFTTKGNLKVHMGTHMWNGGATRRGRRMTIEPPMILSPKEGEIFRSDFLGRRPMDGTFFQYPTLTNGIPMKPNEISVIQNHSPMLAHAHIPETSMAEFIKKENLMYEMKNEGAAIKVSENARQ encoded by the exons GAGTTGATCATCCTGGAG aagtaGAGACTCCCAAAGAAG CTGAAACATCAAATATGGAAG atgttaccatggaaacaacaGGAGATGGAGATG GTTCTAGAAACGACGAACACAATGATAACCTACAGAGTGAAGAAGAAAGTGACGAAGAGACCGGCGGTGATGTCCATGTATGCGGCAGATGTCGCAGGGAGTTCATCGTCATCTCTGATTTCCTCCAACACAAAAAGACATGCTCCAAGAAGCGTATTGTACTGATCTTCGATGAAGACGAACACGTCAGCGAAAACGATGACGGCCCAAATAAACTTAACGGTCATATCAAACGGATCAAGACTGACAACGATGTAAAAACTAATCAAGACGACGGAAGGATCAATTCTTCTGAAATTAGCAAATCTGATAAGAATGAAGATGTTCAAGAATCGACCAATAAGGATGAAGCTATGGACTGTACAAGCCCAGAATCCATGAGAGATAATCACGAAAATACAAATGATAGCACAACAAGTCTACCTCTTACTAGTAGCTGCGTCTCATTGGAGAATCTTGAGAACACGCATGTTGCAGTGGCCCAGTTTCCAACGATGCTACCACTGCCATTGCCAGCATCAAGTGCACAGCATTCCCAGAATGTTGCCTCCCTCCAAGAGCAGTTGTATGCCTTGCAGCAGCAGCAGTACCAGCAGCTCCACCTTATCCAACATATGCAGCACCAGTTGCTGAGCCTCACGACGGTGGCACCGATGGCGCATCCACCCTCAGttatgacaacaacaacagcaccgccgccaccaccaccaccatcattaCCTCCAACACCTCATTCAGCTCTGTCGCCCCCTACCAGCGTTAGTACTCCATCTACTCCACACAGCTCCGAAAATAATCCTCCGACATTTTCCTCGCTTCCGGCTCCACCTGCTCCGCCACCTCCTCCTCCTCCGCCACCACCATTGACTCATCAGCAGGTGCCATTACCAGCTGTTACTTCCACTCACAGCACCATGCAGCAGCCGAACCAACCGAAGCAGCAGCCGCAGCCGCAGCCACATCAGCAGCAGCCACCACAACCACAGCCTGTCAAGACCAGCCAACATCAGGTATTACAAGGTCCACCACAGCTACCACCATCCTGTCTGAGCCACACGGCGCCAAGTTCAACCATCCTACCGCCCACCAGTGCATTCCCATTCAATCAGCATCCTACACCATTTGAAATCCTGCAGCAGACAGCGATGTCGTCGCCCAATCCACTGCTACCACCAACCATCCAGCAGATGAACGTCAACATGGTACCAATGCACCGTAAGGGCAAGCCACCAAACGTTGCTGTGTATGACCCTAAAATCCGTGATGATGATCCATTCTTCAAGCACAAGTGTCGGTTCTGCCACAAGGTGTTCGGAAGCGACAGCGCTCTCCAGATCCACGTCAGATCCCATACAGGGGAACGGCCGTTTAAATGCAACATCTGTGGCAACCGCTTCTCCACCAAGGGCAACTTGAAGGTTCACTTCCAGCGCCATCAGACAAAGTACCCTCACATACAGATGGATGGCCGACCACATCCTCAGACACCACCAGACATGAGCAGCAGGAAGGCTTTCACCTTCCCAGGGTATCACCTACCAATCCCTACCATACCGAGCGATATTGCTAAACTGCCCGTGTCTCTACCAGAGCATGGTACCTCACCAAGTCTGCCGGTGACCTCTCCATCCTTGCCCAGCAACGCTACCAATCCATCGATGCCATCGCCATCCACTGGAGAGTCAGCCTCACTCTCGAACAACACCGCTGAGAACAAAGAATCCATCCCCGGCGAGGAAGATGACTACTCTGAAAACACAGAGACAGGCAATGGCGAGACAATGAAGACAGAGATGACCTCCAGTGAAGATGAGTTCAGCGTCGGAGATAAAGGAGAGACCGAGATGAACGACACAAATCAAATGACTACCTCAGCTGAAGCACCCAAAAGTCCAGCAGATGAAACCACCAAGCCTTTCTGGACAAGTTCACCTTCACGGCCCCTAAGTGATGCAGGATCGGTTACAACCGTAGTGTCAGCGATGTCCATCCCTCAAATGTCTGTACCaaacattccaaaatcagatccAGCCATAACTAGTCAATCTTTACTTCCGAAGACAACCATTACCTCACCATTCTCGTCCATCTTGGATAATAACGTCAAGACTTCGGAGACTTCCAAACTGCAGCAGCTAGTGGAGAATATAGAGCAGAAGTTGACAGACCCGAACCAGTGTGTTATATGCCACCGCATCCTCAGCTGTAAGAGCGCCCTCCAGATGCACTATCGCACACACACAGGCGAGCGTCCCTACAAGTGCAAACTGTGCACCCGCGCTTTCACCACTAAGGGAAACTTGAAGACCCACTATGGAGTGCACCGAGCCAAGCCACCAATGAGAGTCTTCCACAAATGCCCGGTCTGCCACAAGCAGTTCACCAACGCCCTGGTCTTGCAGCAGCACATCCGGATGCACACTGGGGACATGCCGCACCACATTCCCCCTGAAGTTTACACGACTCCCGAGATGCACCAGATGCACGATTTCGACCAGATGATGGAAGAGAGTATGGAAGCTGCTGAGAGTGAAGAGCACGCCAGAGCAGGCATTGAGGAGAGAGTCGAGAGAGCCATGAGCGCTGATGGCTTGGCTGAAGAATCTGAATCCATCAACAATGAAATGGCCAGCAAAGGAAGCCCAATATCATTGAGAGATGAAGGTGCGCAAGCTGAAGAGTCCACTTCAGTTGCCTCTCCCACTGCTGCCAGCACTGCTTCCCTGAGTACTCATCACAATTCCGTCGCATCCCCTGTCGCGACCGGTGCAGCATCACTGAATGCGCTTGAAAACCAGGTACGCAGCATTGCCAGTGTGATTACCCGACCACCAGTAGGCGGCGTAAAGAGCGTCGACTCCATAGCCAATGCATTGCATCACAATGCCACATCAGTGGTTTCCAGTAACAAGTCGAGAAGCATGGCAAGTCCACACACCAGTTACAGCGTAGACTCCCCAACCACCACAAACTCTCCAACCAGCAGTTTCAACATGGAGCCAGCTACCTCAGAGTCGGGTTCTCTCAGCCCAGGATTGAAGAATGATGAGCTAAGTGATACACCACTGCAGATTGACGAGTCTTATGCTAACGAAAATGGTGCCCTTGATCTGAGTTCCAAACCAACCGAGAGTAGTAATCCAAGTCCCATGTCATCGTCTTCACACCCTCTCAATACTTCTGCACCAGCCTCACCCCATGGTATCCCACTGTCTCCATCGGATGGAATGGTTAGACTGCCAACCTACACTAGGCGTGGTGCATCCAACACAACGTGCAACGTATGTGGCAAAGTCTTTGCCTGTGCGAGTGCCCTTGAGATCCACTACAGAAGCCATACCAAGGAAAGGCCTTTCTTGTGCGACATCTGTGACAAGGGCTTCTCAACCAGGGGCAACCTGAAGCAGCACATGCTCACCCACAAAATCCGTGACTTGCCGTCACAGATATTCGACACCAATATTGCGGCTAGTGCGATCTACAATATCAGCAATGGAAATGGGAGGGTACCAATGCCTCCACAAAACAACCGGGCCATTGAGAATATCCAACCAAAACCAAGGCACCAGTGCGCCTCTTGTGGTAAGCAGTTCCAGTCTGACAGCGCCCTACAGATCCACACCCGCACCCATACTGGTGAGAAGCCCTACCAGTGCAACGTGTGCAGCCGTTCATTCACCACCAAGGGTAACCTCAAGGTGCACATGGGCACCCACATGTGGAACGGAGGGGCCACACGCCGTGGTCGCCGAATGACCATCGAGCCACCTATGATTCTGAGTCCGAAGGAAGGAGAAATCTTCAGGAGCGACTTCCTCGGCCGTCGACCCATGGATGGCACTTTCTTCCAGTATCCCACCCTGACCAATGGCATTCCGATGAAACCCAACGAGATCTCGGTGATACAGAATCACAGTCCGATGCTGGCCCATGCACACATTCCAGAAACCAGTATGGCAGAGTTCATCAAGAAAGAAAATCTGATGTACGAGATGAAGAACGAGGGCGCCGCAATCAAAGTCTCCGAAAATGCTCGTCAGTAG